In the genome of Rhinolophus ferrumequinum isolate MPI-CBG mRhiFer1 chromosome 24, mRhiFer1_v1.p, whole genome shotgun sequence, one region contains:
- the LOC117016494 gene encoding olfactory receptor 2B11 isoform X1 yields the protein MRTDNQSFLWDPPRDFILLGVSDRPWLELPLFVVLLGSYVLAMLGNITIILVSRLDPQLQSPMYTFLRHLSFLDLCYTTTTVPQMLANMGGSKKTISYSGCTVQYAIFHWLGCTECVVLAAMALDRYVAICEPLRYTLVMHGPLCQQLVLVAWLSGFGNSLVQVVLTVQLPFCGQQVLNNFFCEVPAMIKLSCADTAINDTTLAVLVAFFVLVPLALILLSYGFIARAVLRIQSSKGRHKAFGTCSSHLVVVSLFYLPAIYMYLQPPSSYSQEQGKFISLFYSIITPTLNPFIYTLRNKDMKGALRRLLARVWMLCRR from the coding sequence ATGCGAACTGACAACCAGAGCTTCCTGTGGGACCCCCCGAGGGACTTCATCCTTCTAGGTGTTTCTGACAGGCCATGGCTGGAACTCCCTCTCTTTGTGGTCCTCCTGGGGTCGTACGTCCTTGCCATGTTGGGGAACATCACCATCATCCTGGTGTCCCGGCTGGACCCCCAGCTCCAGAGCCCCATGTACACCTTTCTCAGGCACCTGTCCTTCCTGGACCTCTGCTACACCACCACCACGGTCCCTCAGATGCTGGCCAACATGGGAGGCTCCAAAAAGACCATCAGCTACAGTGGCTGCACAGTGCAGTACGCGATTTTCCACTGGTTGGGCTGCACTGAGTGTGTCGTTTTGGCCGCCATGGCCCTAGaccgctatgtggccatctgcGAGCCCCTGCGGTACACCCTTGTCATGCATGGGCCTCTCTGCCAGCAGCTCGTGCTCGTGGCCTGGCTCAGTGGCTTTGGCAACTCCCTAGTTCAGGTAGTCTTGACGGTGCAGTTGCCTTTCTGTGGGCAGCAGGTGCTAAACAACTTCTTCTGTGAGGTACCAGCTATGATCAAGTTGTCGTGTGCAGATACAGCCATTAATGACACCACATTGGCTGTGCTGGTGGCCTTCTTCGTGCTGGTCCCCCTAGCTCTCATCCTGCTCTCCTATGGCTTCATTGCCCGTGCGGTGCTCAGGATCCAGTCCTCAAAGGGACGGCACAAGGCCTTTGGGACCTGTTCCTCCCACCTGGTGGTGGTCTCCCTCTTCTACCTTCCTGCCATCTACATGTACCTGCAGCCCCCTTCCAGCTACTCCCAAGAGCAGGGCAAGTTCATCTCCCTCTTCTACTCCATAATCACCCCCACCCTCAATCCCTTCATCTACACCCTGAGGAATAAGGATATGAAGGGAGCTCTGAGAAGACTCCTGGCAAGGGTCTGGATGCTTTGCAGAAGATGA
- the LOC117016494 gene encoding olfactory receptor 2B11 isoform X2 — protein MDWKNEHSPKDFILLGVSDRPWLELPLFVVLLGSYVLAMLGNITIILVSRLDPQLQSPMYTFLRHLSFLDLCYTTTTVPQMLANMGGSKKTISYSGCTVQYAIFHWLGCTECVVLAAMALDRYVAICEPLRYTLVMHGPLCQQLVLVAWLSGFGNSLVQVVLTVQLPFCGQQVLNNFFCEVPAMIKLSCADTAINDTTLAVLVAFFVLVPLALILLSYGFIARAVLRIQSSKGRHKAFGTCSSHLVVVSLFYLPAIYMYLQPPSSYSQEQGKFISLFYSIITPTLNPFIYTLRNKDMKGALRRLLARVWMLCRR, from the exons atggattggaagaatgaacata GTCCTAA GGACTTCATCCTTCTAGGTGTTTCTGACAGGCCATGGCTGGAACTCCCTCTCTTTGTGGTCCTCCTGGGGTCGTACGTCCTTGCCATGTTGGGGAACATCACCATCATCCTGGTGTCCCGGCTGGACCCCCAGCTCCAGAGCCCCATGTACACCTTTCTCAGGCACCTGTCCTTCCTGGACCTCTGCTACACCACCACCACGGTCCCTCAGATGCTGGCCAACATGGGAGGCTCCAAAAAGACCATCAGCTACAGTGGCTGCACAGTGCAGTACGCGATTTTCCACTGGTTGGGCTGCACTGAGTGTGTCGTTTTGGCCGCCATGGCCCTAGaccgctatgtggccatctgcGAGCCCCTGCGGTACACCCTTGTCATGCATGGGCCTCTCTGCCAGCAGCTCGTGCTCGTGGCCTGGCTCAGTGGCTTTGGCAACTCCCTAGTTCAGGTAGTCTTGACGGTGCAGTTGCCTTTCTGTGGGCAGCAGGTGCTAAACAACTTCTTCTGTGAGGTACCAGCTATGATCAAGTTGTCGTGTGCAGATACAGCCATTAATGACACCACATTGGCTGTGCTGGTGGCCTTCTTCGTGCTGGTCCCCCTAGCTCTCATCCTGCTCTCCTATGGCTTCATTGCCCGTGCGGTGCTCAGGATCCAGTCCTCAAAGGGACGGCACAAGGCCTTTGGGACCTGTTCCTCCCACCTGGTGGTGGTCTCCCTCTTCTACCTTCCTGCCATCTACATGTACCTGCAGCCCCCTTCCAGCTACTCCCAAGAGCAGGGCAAGTTCATCTCCCTCTTCTACTCCATAATCACCCCCACCCTCAATCCCTTCATCTACACCCTGAGGAATAAGGATATGAAGGGAGCTCTGAGAAGACTCCTGGCAAGGGTCTGGATGCTTTGCAGAAGATGA